Proteins from one Ornithobacterium rhinotracheale genomic window:
- a CDS encoding HlyD family secretion protein: MKTKDIISIIITLLVFGTVVGLSIWYYNRPQDNYLQGQVEATQINVAPKVPGRVKEIFVQEGQKVKEGDLLLELESTEIQAKKSQAEAAKSAAVAQEQKAYAGARKEQITGAYNVWQQAQAAANLAQKTYQRVSNLYEAKVVPAQKKDEAYTQMVALQKQAAAAKSQYEMAKSGTRIEDKEAAAALVAKADGAIAEVNAYLDGAKVYAPYNATVETIIPTRGEIVNAGYPVINLVDTTDEWVVFNIREDKLGHYKVGEVFRAFVPALNDQEIELKVKHMAVQADFATWRATRSSGDFDRKTFQIKAYPTKKVEGLKPGMSVLVKE, encoded by the coding sequence ATGAAAACAAAAGATATCATCAGCATCATCATTACACTTCTTGTTTTTGGAACAGTGGTGGGACTTTCAATTTGGTATTACAATCGTCCGCAAGATAATTACTTGCAAGGGCAAGTGGAGGCTACACAAATCAATGTGGCACCAAAAGTACCAGGCCGTGTGAAAGAAATTTTTGTTCAAGAGGGGCAAAAAGTAAAAGAAGGAGACTTGCTTTTGGAACTTGAAAGCACCGAAATTCAAGCCAAAAAATCACAAGCCGAAGCAGCAAAATCTGCTGCCGTAGCGCAAGAACAAAAAGCATACGCTGGAGCAAGAAAAGAACAAATCACAGGGGCTTATAATGTTTGGCAACAAGCACAAGCCGCCGCTAATTTAGCCCAAAAAACCTATCAGCGTGTGAGCAATTTGTATGAGGCTAAAGTGGTACCTGCACAGAAAAAAGACGAAGCCTATACACAAATGGTGGCGCTTCAAAAACAAGCTGCAGCAGCCAAATCTCAGTACGAAATGGCTAAAAGTGGTACTCGTATCGAAGACAAAGAGGCAGCCGCGGCACTAGTAGCCAAAGCCGATGGAGCCATTGCCGAGGTAAACGCTTATCTTGATGGAGCTAAAGTGTATGCCCCCTACAACGCAACCGTAGAAACCATTATCCCTACGCGTGGCGAAATCGTAAACGCTGGTTACCCTGTTATAAATTTGGTAGACACCACAGACGAATGGGTGGTTTTCAACATTAGAGAAGATAAATTGGGACACTACAAAGTGGGCGAAGTTTTCAGAGCCTTTGTACCCGCTTTGAACGACCAAGAAATCGAGCTTAAAGTGAAACACATGGCTGTGCAAGCTGATTTTGCAACTTGGCGTGCCACTCGCTCAAGTGGCGATTTCGACCGTAAAACTTTCCAAATTAAGGCTTACCCAACCAAGAAAGTGGAAGGACTAAAACCAGGAATGAGTGTTCTTGTGAAAGAATAA
- a CDS encoding TolC family protein produces the protein MKKIKQLLCPILLTLSLTAQAQSLSLNQALNLMENKNGKLKGYEKQAQAANFGVDAAQGLHLPQVTMSGKIIHMNDDLSLNLNKYKYALASIVPFLNPNKMGDWRVPFQDADVMTLQADVKWPIFTGGKIKAANRAAEIKKDLAVTEAEDVKSKLISEVSTRYFQVQLAQEAVKVREQAKEAAEKHFYNAEQLEKNGMIAPVEKMMAETAVADADRELQGAEKDVALAEAALWGALNTEKYTEDLSTPLFEVVLLKGLEYYQQQAKENYPEIAKARLKKQLAEQDVALKKSKFMPDIALVGSKYLLTENLPITEPEWYVGIGMQVDVFTGFKNKKEYEQSMAVSESVDFLTKQAERDIQTLVKKQFTEIQKQQEQLESLKKSLAFAEELVRVREKAFYEGFAKSVDVVDANLYLASIKMKKLQALFAMDKALTEMLETCGLSHTLNQYTIQ, from the coding sequence ATGAAAAAAATTAAACAACTTCTATGTCCCATTTTGCTTACGCTTAGCTTAACGGCTCAAGCACAAAGCCTGAGCCTGAACCAAGCGCTCAACTTAATGGAAAACAAAAATGGCAAACTCAAAGGTTACGAGAAACAAGCACAAGCCGCTAATTTTGGTGTAGATGCTGCACAAGGTCTGCACCTGCCACAAGTGACTATGAGCGGAAAAATCATTCACATGAACGATGATCTTTCTCTTAATTTAAACAAGTATAAATACGCCTTGGCATCGATTGTGCCATTTTTAAATCCTAACAAAATGGGGGATTGGCGCGTTCCTTTTCAAGATGCCGATGTAATGACGCTACAAGCCGATGTAAAATGGCCTATTTTCACGGGCGGGAAAATCAAAGCGGCAAATCGTGCTGCCGAAATCAAAAAAGATTTGGCTGTAACGGAAGCCGAAGATGTGAAATCAAAATTGATTTCTGAAGTTTCTACGCGCTATTTCCAAGTGCAGCTGGCACAAGAAGCAGTAAAAGTGCGTGAGCAAGCCAAAGAAGCCGCCGAAAAACATTTTTACAACGCCGAGCAATTGGAAAAAAACGGAATGATTGCACCTGTAGAAAAAATGATGGCAGAAACCGCCGTTGCCGATGCCGATCGTGAATTGCAAGGAGCAGAAAAAGATGTAGCACTTGCAGAAGCTGCGCTTTGGGGAGCACTTAACACCGAAAAATATACCGAAGATTTAAGCACACCTTTGTTTGAAGTTGTTTTGCTAAAAGGGCTAGAATATTACCAGCAGCAAGCCAAAGAAAATTACCCAGAAATTGCCAAGGCTCGACTTAAAAAGCAATTAGCAGAGCAAGATGTGGCGCTTAAAAAATCTAAATTTATGCCCGATATCGCGCTTGTGGGTTCTAAATATTTATTGACCGAAAACTTGCCGATTACCGAGCCTGAATGGTATGTAGGAATTGGAATGCAAGTAGATGTTTTCACTGGATTTAAAAATAAAAAAGAATATGAGCAATCTATGGCTGTGAGCGAAAGTGTAGATTTCTTGACAAAGCAAGCCGAGCGAGACATTCAGACATTGGTAAAAAAACAATTTACCGAAATCCAGAAACAACAAGAGCAATTAGAAAGTTTGAAAAAATCTTTGGCCTTTGCCGAAGAGCTTGTGCGCGTGAGAGAAAAAGCGTTTTATGAAGGTTTTGCTAAATCTGTGGATGTGGTAGATGCCAACCTTTATTTAGCTTCAATCAAAATGAAAAAATTGCAAGCGCTTTTTGCCATGGACAAAGCCTTGACCGAAATGCTTGAAACTTGCGGATTGAGCCATACTTTAAATCAATACACAATTCAATAA
- a CDS encoding TetR/AcrR family transcriptional regulator: MARITDRSKIIKIQEATIKTVVDEGIKNASVAKITKQAEVSMGYLYRFYLGKDDLIRSIFKDLFKKSTEHLSLLLKNEKSLKIVITKFISNLFEQANNNPNHILFLLKLMTDYSFRLTQEDKDILSKTCKNAIELGHKTKEINNSITPEILYTIIIGTTFFFINSRERNIFSASEFNEDDVQLITEIYMKALA; this comes from the coding sequence ATGGCAAGAATAACAGATAGATCAAAAATCATAAAAATTCAAGAAGCAACCATCAAAACTGTAGTAGATGAGGGGATTAAAAATGCTTCTGTAGCCAAGATTACCAAACAGGCCGAGGTTTCAATGGGATATCTCTATAGATTTTACCTCGGCAAAGATGATCTCATTCGCTCCATTTTTAAAGATTTATTTAAAAAAAGTACAGAACATCTTTCTCTTTTACTAAAAAACGAAAAAAGCTTGAAAATAGTAATTACAAAATTTATTTCCAACCTTTTTGAACAAGCAAATAACAACCCTAATCATATTCTTTTTTTGCTTAAATTGATGACTGATTACTCATTTCGTTTAACACAAGAAGATAAAGACATTCTAAGTAAAACATGTAAAAACGCCATAGAATTAGGACATAAAACAAAAGAGATAAACAATTCTATAACACCAGAAATTTTATATACTATAATAATCGGAACCACATTTTTCTTTATAAACTCAAGAGAAAGAAATATATTTAGCGCATCTGAATTTAATGAGGATGACGTTCAATTAATAACTGAAATTTACATGAAAGCTTTAGCTTAA
- the clpX gene encoding ATP-dependent Clp protease ATP-binding subunit ClpX, translated as MTNKKSCTFCGRTQDEVELLISGIHGNICDQCVEQAYNMLEADGVFKHNKKESQLDFDLKSPKEIKAALDEYVIGQEDAKKILSVAVYNHYKRLGQTIGEDEVEIEKSNILLVGETGTGKTLLAKTIARKLQVPFTIVDATVLTEAGYVGEDVESLLTRLLQAADYDVEKAQRGIVFIDEIDKIARKGDNPSITRDVSGEGVQQGLLKLLEGSIVNVPPQGGRKHPDQKYIQVDTKHILFIAGGAFAGIEKDIARRLNTNAIGFKNENSEKLDEKGLLKYVNAQDLRSFGLIPELLGRLPLVTHLDPLSKDALYAILTQPKNALIKQFEKLFAMDGVQLSVTPDAIECFVDKTMELGLGARGLRSLTEKVFTELMYNIDELPNEYELTKDTVLDILNQESIQQIKNLNQ; from the coding sequence ATGACCAATAAAAAAAGTTGTACTTTCTGTGGGAGAACACAAGATGAAGTAGAATTATTAATTTCAGGTATTCATGGAAATATATGCGACCAATGTGTAGAGCAAGCATATAATATGTTAGAGGCAGATGGTGTGTTTAAACATAATAAAAAAGAATCGCAACTTGATTTTGATTTAAAGTCTCCGAAGGAAATTAAAGCAGCGCTTGACGAGTATGTTATTGGACAAGAGGATGCCAAGAAAATTCTTTCGGTAGCGGTGTATAATCACTACAAACGCCTAGGGCAAACAATAGGAGAAGATGAGGTGGAAATCGAAAAATCCAATATTTTGCTCGTGGGAGAAACAGGGACTGGCAAAACTTTGCTAGCCAAGACCATTGCGCGAAAACTCCAAGTGCCTTTTACCATTGTAGATGCCACAGTGCTTACCGAAGCTGGTTATGTGGGCGAAGATGTGGAAAGTTTGCTTACTCGTTTATTGCAAGCAGCCGATTACGATGTGGAGAAAGCGCAACGAGGAATTGTATTTATAGATGAAATTGATAAAATTGCAAGAAAAGGCGATAACCCGTCCATCACACGAGATGTATCGGGAGAAGGCGTTCAGCAAGGATTGTTGAAGTTGCTTGAAGGTTCTATCGTAAATGTTCCGCCACAAGGGGGGAGAAAGCACCCAGACCAAAAATACATTCAGGTGGATACCAAGCATATATTGTTTATAGCAGGTGGAGCTTTCGCTGGAATTGAAAAAGATATTGCGCGCCGCTTGAATACCAATGCAATCGGGTTTAAGAATGAAAATTCCGAGAAGTTAGACGAAAAAGGATTGCTTAAATATGTAAATGCACAAGATTTAAGAAGTTTTGGTTTAATTCCAGAGCTTTTAGGTCGTTTGCCATTGGTTACACATTTAGATCCGTTGTCTAAAGATGCACTTTATGCGATTTTGACTCAGCCAAAAAATGCCTTAATTAAGCAATTTGAAAAATTATTTGCCATGGACGGCGTTCAGTTGAGCGTAACGCCAGACGCTATTGAATGTTTCGTAGACAAGACCATGGAATTAGGCTTGGGGGCAAGAGGACTTCGTTCGCTTACCGAGAAGGTGTTTACAGAATTGATGTATAACATCGATGAGCTACCAAACGAGTACGAACTGACCAAAGACACCGTTTTAGATATATTAAATCAAGAATCAATTCAACAAATTAAAAATTTAAATCAATGA